AAACTCAATTCCTTTGTGCGTTTTTTATAGTGAAAACTAAATTGGCTATAAGGCTTAAAATTGTTTAATGAAATCCACAACTACCCCCGTCCATTTAGATAACGGTTTGTTATCCAGCGCTAAGCCAAAACCATGACCACCTGTTGGATAAATATGCATTGCGGATTTTATTTTAAACTGTTGCAAGGCCTGAAAATACACCAAGCTATTTTGCCAAGGCACAAGCTTGTCATCTGCAGCATGAATTAAAATAGCAGGCGGTGAATTAGCATCAATATTTAACTGGCTTGAATAAGCTTTACGCTGTGCTTCGTCACCATAGCCCTTACCCAATAAAGCTTTAGCTGAGCCTTGATGAGTAAAGTGGTCATTAAAACTAATCACAGGGTATATCAAAACCGAAAAGTCTGGCCGAGCAGACAGTTCAGTTAACGAAGATTGATGCGCTACCTCTTGCGAATGATATTGAGTCGATAAGGTAGAGGCTAAATGACCACCTGCAGAAAAGCCCATCACGCCAATTTTATTAGCATGAACCTGCCAATTTTGCGCGTTTTTGCGCAATAAACGTAATGCTTGCTTAGCATCGGTTAGCGGGGTTAACTCTTGCCCTGTATTACTTTTTGATACCGGTAGTCGATACTTTAAAACCGCAGCCGCTATGCCATGACTGTTTAGCATGTTAGCTATGTCAGTACCTTCCAAATCCCATGCTAAACCATAATAACCGCCACCTGGCATAATTAACACCATGTGCCCAGAAGCCCAACGTTTACTG
This genomic window from Saccharobesus litoralis contains:
- a CDS encoding alpha/beta hydrolase, with product MSLIANLANAQRFTLPLWQGEPPYYQANGEQEQVKKHKNIIKVSQVQIPEMTVFLPSKRWASGHMVLIMPGGGYYGLAWDLEGTDIANMLNSHGIAAAVLKYRLPVSKSNTGQELTPLTDAKQALRLLRKNAQNWQVHANKIGVMGFSAGGHLASTLSTQYHSQEVAHQSSLTELSARPDFSVLIYPVISFNDHFTHQGSAKALLGKGYGDEAQRKAYSSQLNIDANSPPAILIHAADDKLVPWQNSLVYFQALQQFKIKSAMHIYPTGGHGFGLALDNKPLSKWTGVVVDFIKQF